The nucleotide window GCACAAGAATATAAAGTTAAATCCACACCTACAGTCTTAATCGAGAAAGGTGATGAAATAAAAGAACGATATGAAGTTATAAGTTATTTAAGCGGGATATTAGAGAAAAAAGAACTAGAGAGAATTTTTGAATAATTAAAAACAAAAACATAAGTCTTGGTTTTTTGGTATATTTTGTATTGGTTGGTTTAAACCTATTTTTGGTTTTGAGGTCTGTTTTTGGTTTTTTGGTATTGTTTTATTGCTTTTTTGAATTCTTTTTCATCGAATTCGGGCCATAGGTGGTTTGAGAAGTAGATTACGCTGTTGTTTCCGCATGATTGCCACATCAGGAAGTTTGATATTCGTTTGTCTCCTCCTGTTCTTATCATTAGTTCGACATCTGGTAGTGGTGGTTCGTTTGGTTTGTCTGGATACATGTATTGTGAGACGAGTTCTTCGTCTATTTCGTCTTTTGTGATTTTTCCTTTCTGGGTGTCTTTGATTATGTTTTTGGCTGCATCTGCTATCTCGGTTTTGGATCCATATGCTAGCGCTATATTTAGGTAGTGGTTGTCGTAGTCTTCTGTAGATTTTTCAGCTATCTCAATTGCTTTTTGAACTCTGTTGGGTAATAGTTCTGTTTTACCGATTACTCGAACCCTGATCTGGTTTTTATGGATTTTTTCGTTGTCTTTGATCTGTTTGAATTCTTGTTCGAATAGACTGAATAGGTCTTGCAGTTCTTCTTGGTCGCGATTGAAGTTCTCGGTTGATAGGGCGTAGACGGTTAGGTGTGTTATCCCCATCTCACCGGCTAGTTCAAGTATTTTTTTGGTTGTTGCCACTCCCTCTTCATGGCCTTTGTAGGCTGAATTTCCTCTCTCGTATGCATACCTACGGTTTCCGTCTTGTATTATTGCAACGTGGTTTAGGTTTGAATTCATTTATCGATCACAAATAGCTTTTATACATAAATAGGTATAGTGGCCTATATTTTTTAGGAAGTTCACATAGTTCTATGGTGTTGGTTAGGTGTATCTGTCGAGTTGTGATTGTTTTTTTGTTTGTTGTTTTTTTGTTTGGTTGTGGTTGTTTAATTCGTTTTTTAGTTGGTATGCTATTTTGTACATTTTTTTCTGGTCTTTTTTGCTTTTCCAGTAGTATGCTTCGTCTTGTGAGCCTTTCATTATTAAGATTATTACTTTGCCGAAGCTGCCGTCTCTTGCTGTTCGGCCTTTTCTCTGTATTAGTCTGACTGCGGATGGTACTGGTTCGTAGAACAATACTAATGAAGTTTGGGGGATGTCTATTCCTTCTTCTCCTATTCTTGTTGAGACCAGGACGTTGAATTCTCCTTCTCTAAATCTATTTAATCGGTTTTTTTGTTGTTGTTGTGTCATACCGGTTTTTCCGTGGCTTTCTGCTTGTCCGATGAATTTTCTTGCTTTGATTTCTGGGTTTTTGTTGAGTGTTTCTA belongs to Methanonatronarchaeum sp. AMET-Sl and includes:
- the uppS gene encoding polyprenyl diphosphate synthase, whose translation is MNSNLNHVAIIQDGNRRYAYERGNSAYKGHEEGVATTKKILELAGEMGITHLTVYALSTENFNRDQEELQDLFSLFEQEFKQIKDNEKIHKNQIRVRVIGKTELLPNRVQKAIEIAEKSTEDYDNHYLNIALAYGSKTEIADAAKNIIKDTQKGKITKDEIDEELVSQYMYPDKPNEPPLPDVELMIRTGGDKRISNFLMWQSCGNNSVIYFSNHLWPEFDEKEFKKAIKQYQKTKNRPQNQK